The genomic interval TTGGCGCCATCCGGGTACGGGACATCGACCAGATGGGCAAAGCGGTGTTCCTCCACGGCGGCGGCAGCCGCTACCAGCAGCGCTGGGTGCCGATTGATGACGACTGGGCGTGGCAGGTCATCCTTGACCGGCTCGCGTACCTGCACCGCCGCTACCCCGGGGATGGTGGTGCGCTGCTCGCCTACCTACCGAACGAACGCACCACGCCAACCGACGATTTCAAAGCCCGTTCGGCAGCAACGAGTATGAGCCTGACGAAACTCATCCGGCTCGCGGGAGTGCACACACCCGGCAAGACGCGAGTGGCGAGCATCAACGAGTACGTCGCCTCCCGTGTGTTCGCCGAAACCGGCAGGGTTGAGGCGGTCGCCGCACGCCTCGGCCTGGCCCGGCTGGACGTGGCCGCGCATCTCGTCGGATACGACTGGCGGGCCGCGTTCAACCCTGACCCCAGGGGGCGGTCGTGACCAGCACAACTCTGCTGCCCGAACAGACCGTCACATTGACCTGCGACGGCGAGGAGACCCGTCGGGTCGTGCAACGCGGCGCCCAGCGCAGCATCGTGACCAAACGCCCCGACGGAACGTACGGCACCAAACGACCCCGCACACGGGAGGAAAGCGAACGAATCTCGTACACCGAGCAAGGACGGAACATCCTCGCCTACCCAGGATTCTGGGAGATCGCCTACTCGCTGCCCGGCAACACTCGGCAGGTCGGCAAACGTGGCGCACCGGCGCACTACCCCGCGTGGGTCTACCTGTTCCTCGTCGCGATGACAAGCGTGTACGGCAGCCAGAACGCCGCAATCACCCACGTGTGCTCGGACAAGTACCTGTGGCGGATGTACCGCAAGTTCGCCCACAAACATCTGCCACCAGGTTTCGACCTGGCCTGCAAGCAGCCAACCACCGAAACGACACCACGTCACCTATTTCCTTGAACTGTGGCGCGGCGACGAATGGGAACCACATCCGGCAACAGGCCGCCGCAATCTTCCGGAAAGCCGCACTGGAACTCGCAGGCGACCTGGGGCACCTACCGACCAGGCGAGGCCACTCCTACTGACGGCCTTGCCCCAGCCAATGGGTCGCGTTTGACGGCACCGTCTACCCCGGGCCGACGAACAACCGGCCCGACAAAGGCAAACGCCACGACAGTGCCTCCGGCTGGCACAACAAATACGGCCAGGAAAAGACCCGCGTGTGGGGATCGAAAATCGTGTTCGCGTCACTGCGCTCAGAGGACTACCACGGACGCATCATCCTGGACTTCACACACGTCCTCGGCCCGAACGACATCACCGGCATCGGCGACGAGGGCAAAGCCATCGTCACCGTCGCCAAACGCATCCACGCCCAAGCACCCGGTATGCGAGGCGTCATCGTCGACGGTGTCCTCCGCGACATCCACATCGCTGACCTGTCAGCCGACAACCTCCACACCATCAACCAGCCAGCCGCCAAG from Micrococcales bacterium carries:
- a CDS encoding site-specific integrase, giving the protein MCLALTLVGAQSGEVGAIRVRDIDQMGKAVFLHGGGSRYQQRWVPIDDDWAWQVILDRLAYLHRRYPGDGGALLAYLPNERTTPTDDFKARSAATSMSLTKLIRLAGVHTPGKTRVASINEYVASRVFAETGRVEAVAARLGLARLDVAAHLVGYDWRAAFNPDPRGRS